The DNA sequence tatagtataaatatttgaatttaatttgaaataaaaattaatttttaaaattaatttttaaataataattaaattaaaaagagtaatttgcgggaAAACTTCCTtgtcaatttacttgcaaaaaaccatccaacctcatattttggtggaaaaaccctccaaagtactgtttcgtttacatttttaaggtgccGTCTATTCAGCCTCATTAAGTCCTAATTTtgccacgtggcaatgacaggtcactaaaaaattatcatacgtggccatattttacaaaataaaaattaaaataaaaacaaaaaaattaagagtatttgcggcaaaactcccccaactatcaatttacttctaaaaaaccatccaaccttaaagttttttggatgattttttgcaagtaaattgatagttaagggagttttgccgcaaattactcttaaagttttatttttattttgtaaaatatgaccacataggataattttttagtgatttgtcattgccacgtgggaaaaattaggacttaacgaggctggacagacgacaccttaaaaatgtaaacgaaacagtactttggaggttttttccaccaaaatatgaggttggatttggggttttgccgcaaattactcaattaaaaattataagttaTAAATATTTGGTTTaggttattaaatttttattttttatttaaaaattaatttaaatatactaataaaaaaataataagtaaataatgatttgatatttaatttctcaaaataaaatttaaacaagGACTAAAATGCAATGTATGAGAAAGTTCATGTTACAAAAtgcaataaaataaattaaaataaaagacaTATCTTTAATATCACTCGCTTTTGTTCATTACATTTTTCAGCTGTGCTTCTCCATGTGGCTTCAAGTCTCCACTGCAGCTTCTTAGCTACttccccttctctctcttcttctttttctctctctaaaagCTCTCATTTTCAATTTCCTGCTGAAAattagactcgtggactaattGTGGTTCATGTGATCGGTAAgtctttgattatttttttttttatcattgatTTTTGCTTTACCTTTTCTTAGTTATGGTGGTATATTGTTTTCTGCTTATTTTGCTTTGTTTGAGTAGAATTTGTGCTAATAATGGAAGGGATATTTGTTTTGTGAATCTATGTGTGAGGTTATTAAGTTTGTGAACTTGTTTGATGCCGCAACCAGGGTATGAGGAAAAAAAAAGGAGCTTCTTTTGGATGTTGTGTACAAGGGGGTTTTGGAATTTTTACCAATTTTATTTATAGGATATAGGGTCTTTTATTATGGGTTTCTTTAAGAAGAAATCTGAATTTCACTATGAATTTTCTACATATGTAAAATTCTTTTGCTTTTTTTGTTCAAAAGAGAGGTAAagaattgagagagagagagagagagagagagagagacttcaTCTGGAATTGAGTTTAAATTTCTAGGAATGAGTTAAGAAGTTGAGTCGGTGGACTTATTTCCTCTGTTGTTTCTAGATATTGGGTGTGTAAAATTATATGGCACAAAATtttggattaattttttattctgatTTATTTGTCCATCAATTAAAAATTAGGGTTCAGTTTATTCCTTTCTTAAATTTCATGTAGTAGCTTGAGTCTGGTGGAGGTTTTATtgtgatttaatttttattcttttgcaGGTGGTCTTTTGATTCTTTATCAGTTTAAGTCCCACCTAGTCAGCCACTGAACTCAATTCATTGTTTTTCCTATCATTGCTGATTCCCTACAGAATCAATAAACGTGATGTTGAATTTGGTGTAAAGATTATATCTTTGGGACAAGAGATGGTTGCAGAATCGTGGTTTCGCAGCCTTTGGAAGACCCCAAAAAAGCATGAGGCTGCTGTGGAGAAAGCAATTATAGGAGTTTTGGCATTTGAAGTAGCGAGTTTAATGTCTAAGATGATCCATTTATGGCAGTCTCTGACTGATAAGCAGGTTGCTAGGTTCAGAGAAGAGATTACAAACTCAGTTGGTATAAAGAAACTAATTTCAGATGATGAtgaatacattgtgaaattaatatgCACCGAAATGATTGATAATGTTTTGCATGTGGCAAAAGCCGTGGCTAGACTTGGAAAGAAGTGCAATGACCCCACTTTGAAGAGTTTTGAACAAGCTTTCAATGAGTGGATCAGATATGGTGTTGATCCAAATGGGTGGGCATTTACATGGAAGAAAATGGAAAGGAAAGCTAAGAAGATGGAAAAGTTTATTTCGCTTAATGCAAATTTGTATCAAGAGATGGAAGTGTTTGCAGATCTTGAACAAACGTTAAGGAGAATGAAGAGTAATGAAGATTCAGATGCTGCCAGTTTGCTGGAGTTTGAGAAGAAAGTCACATGGAAGAAGCATGAGGTGAAGCGTTTAAAAGATGACTCCCTTTGGAACAGGACTTATGATTACACGGTTCTTCTCTTGGCACGATTTATGTTCACGCTATTTGGTAGGATCAAGCATGTCTTTGGAGCTCCACAGATGATTGACATTGGTGAAACTGAAGATTCTGGTTCTGATCAGATTTATCGTAGCCAATCAGTATCTGCAATGTTGCAATCTTCAGCTCATCAATCTGAGAGCAGTCTTCCTAGATTTGCATCAGGTCCCCTTGGGAAGTTTGCAGCTAAATCAGGGCCAATgtctaaaacaaataaaaccaaTAATTTCTATTCTGGCCCTATCAGTGTTGGTGCCTCAACACATAAAACCAATAATTTCTATTCTGGCCCTATCAGTGTTGGTGCCTCAA is a window from the Cannabis sativa cultivar Pink pepper isolate KNU-18-1 chromosome 1, ASM2916894v1, whole genome shotgun sequence genome containing:
- the LOC115706105 gene encoding protein PSK SIMULATOR 2, which gives rise to MVAESWFRSLWKTPKKHEAAVEKAIIGVLAFEVASLMSKMIHLWQSLTDKQVARFREEITNSVGIKKLISDDDEYIVKLICTEMIDNVLHVAKAVARLGKKCNDPTLKSFEQAFNEWIRYGVDPNGWAFTWKKMERKAKKMEKFISLNANLYQEMEVFADLEQTLRRMKSNEDSDAASLLEFEKKVTWKKHEVKRLKDDSLWNRTYDYTVLLLARFMFTLFGRIKHVFGAPQMIDIGETEDSGSDQIYRSQSVSAMLQSSAHQSESSLPRFASGPLGKFAAKSGPMSKTNKTNNFYSGPISVGASTHKTNNFYSGPISVGASTPNSGPVTGNKRNIFHSGPIGRSTTKSGPISGISKMTKKMWQTHDHSRGKKSNVKANRLTQVGPFKGCMMGGNSSPVTNCHLSSNGIHSRILNGVNDANTDLIMSSNIELNSSSSISNSKLLAAPPDTLGAAALSLHYANVVVVIEKLAASPHLIGLDARDDLYNMLPVSVRTALRAKLKPCSKSLASSSYDPVLAGEWNDAMTSILEWLGPLAHNTIRWQSERSFEQQNLVSRANVLLVQTLYFANQEKTEAMITELLVGLNYIWRFGRELNAKALLECASGRVYDEYLELDG